From a single Vicinamibacteria bacterium genomic region:
- a CDS encoding sensor histidine kinase, whose amino-acid sequence MIRRPPPERRRTRAEQVAQKPPHRRIFVGIHRPLVRALELLSPESERVGSSWRRFLRLLAPGRKEFEALEAIAELDTKARYRELKSAKYEPFIEAVRRRGQALAVQGVPEDQAVAALALYLESALSHLLERTQDKALPLSLVRLTSAIQRFVLAGYAHGRVTGWQRADDQERLRLSRDLHDEVGADLVVLKLYIEMIALELKKGSVERIGPKLEEALALIAHALESVRRLTLDLGPAVLEQIGFLPAIKLYCRQLGARTGISVQVRDAGLPKWMPSSHETALYRVLQGALSNVVKHARARDVKVSIGGMGQTVVVMIIEDNGVGFSASRNPPQGAFGLAAMRDRIESLGGRLHVESRPARRTGTRIEIDLPLKAAP is encoded by the coding sequence GTGATCAGACGTCCGCCTCCAGAGCGTCGGAGGACCCGAGCCGAGCAGGTAGCGCAGAAGCCGCCCCACCGGCGGATATTCGTCGGCATTCACCGACCCCTGGTACGCGCCCTCGAGCTGCTCAGCCCGGAGTCCGAGCGGGTGGGGTCGAGCTGGCGCCGGTTCCTGCGCCTCCTTGCCCCCGGCCGCAAGGAGTTCGAGGCTCTCGAGGCCATCGCGGAGCTGGACACCAAGGCGCGCTATCGGGAGCTCAAGTCGGCGAAGTACGAGCCCTTCATTGAGGCCGTGCGTCGACGCGGCCAAGCTCTCGCCGTCCAGGGGGTGCCCGAGGATCAGGCGGTGGCCGCCCTCGCTCTCTACCTCGAAAGCGCCTTGTCCCATCTTCTCGAGCGGACCCAGGACAAGGCGCTGCCCCTTTCCCTGGTCCGTCTCACATCTGCCATCCAGCGTTTCGTGCTCGCGGGCTACGCGCACGGGCGGGTGACGGGTTGGCAGCGGGCCGACGACCAGGAACGGCTTCGGCTGTCTCGTGACCTTCACGACGAGGTTGGGGCCGACCTGGTGGTGCTTAAGCTCTACATCGAGATGATCGCCCTTGAGTTGAAGAAGGGGAGTGTCGAGCGGATCGGCCCGAAGCTCGAGGAAGCTCTCGCCCTCATTGCCCACGCCTTGGAGTCCGTGCGGAGACTCACCCTCGACTTGGGCCCCGCCGTGCTCGAACAGATCGGCTTTCTGCCTGCGATCAAGCTATACTGCCGGCAACTCGGGGCTCGGACAGGAATCAGCGTGCAGGTGAGAGACGCCGGCCTGCCGAAGTGGATGCCGTCGAGCCATGAAACCGCCCTCTACCGCGTCCTCCAGGGAGCCCTCTCCAATGTGGTCAAGCACGCGCGCGCCCGAGACGTCAAGGTCAGCATCGGGGGGATGGGGCAAACGGTGGTCGTGATGATCATCGAGGACAACGGCGTGGGTTTCAGCGCGAGTCGCAACCCTCCCCAGGGGGCATTTGGCCTGGCGGCGATGCGCGACCGGATCGAGAGCTTGGGCGGCCGGCTCCACGTAGAGTCCCGGCCCGCGCGACGCACAGGGACCCGGATCGAGATCGACCTTCCCCTGAAAGCGGCTCCGTAG
- a CDS encoding response regulator transcription factor — protein MNETIRVLICEDHALFREGLRAILRDHTHIEIVGDATTGREAVEKTKRLRPDVVLMDLEMPEMSGLEATRRIRQADARVKVLVLTLYDDEEVVARCLDAGAAGYVLKDGPSEQLLLAMEAVHKGQRYLSPAVLTKVVDYSRKKGRTRTRYDVLTPREREVLKLLADGHPTKEIAARLDLSVKTADVHKTNLMRKLDIHDRAGLVKYAIQRKLIRVPIFDEGA, from the coding sequence ATGAACGAGACGATCCGGGTGCTCATCTGCGAAGACCACGCCCTCTTCCGCGAGGGGTTGAGGGCAATCCTCCGCGACCACACTCATATTGAGATCGTGGGCGATGCGACCACCGGCCGGGAAGCGGTCGAAAAGACGAAACGTCTGCGCCCGGACGTGGTCCTCATGGACCTGGAGATGCCCGAGATGAGCGGCTTGGAGGCCACTCGTCGCATTCGGCAAGCAGACGCCCGCGTCAAGGTGCTCGTGCTTACGCTCTACGACGACGAGGAGGTGGTCGCTCGGTGCCTGGACGCGGGAGCCGCGGGCTACGTTTTGAAGGATGGCCCCTCAGAGCAGCTCCTTCTGGCCATGGAGGCCGTCCACAAAGGACAGCGCTACCTGAGTCCGGCTGTGCTCACGAAGGTCGTCGACTATTCAAGAAAGAAGGGGAGGACCCGGACCCGCTATGACGTCCTGACCCCTCGCGAGCGGGAGGTCTTGAAGCTGCTAGCCGACGGCCATCCCACGAAGGAGATCGCGGCCCGGCTCGATCTGAGCGTGAAGACGGCGGACGTCCACAAGACCAACCTGATGCGCAAACTTGACATCCACGACCGGGCCGGGCTCGTGAAATATGCAATCCAGAGGAAGCTGATCCGCGTGCCCATCTTTGACGAGGGAGCGTGA
- a CDS encoding CheR family methyltransferase has protein sequence MTRLKVLGKSPTGAYLRFGEWSWGRLPQSLTTLGPAQAYGRLMNTLVRLQGNRTQYHGTFFFRNRPELELICRLARPHGGHSSLRMAVVACSNGAEVYSIMSAVRSSQPSMKVVMQAMDISRDVVEAAREGVYSFGVSKLVHEAILDRMTEDEVEKVFDRDGHQLRVKPWIKEGIAWHVGDAFDPGIVDTLGQQDLVVANRFLCHMEPMAAERCLRNLARLVDPGGYLFVSGVDLDVRTKVAKDLGWKPVDDLMEEIHDGDQSLRVSWPWKYWGLEPLDKSRPDWRVRYASAFQLLSKD, from the coding sequence ATGACCAGACTGAAGGTCCTTGGAAAATCCCCGACCGGCGCCTATCTGCGTTTTGGTGAATGGTCTTGGGGGCGTCTCCCGCAATCCTTGACAACCCTTGGTCCGGCACAGGCCTATGGTCGCCTGATGAACACCTTGGTTCGTCTACAGGGTAATCGAACGCAGTATCACGGGACCTTCTTCTTCAGGAACCGCCCCGAGCTGGAATTGATCTGCCGTCTCGCGCGTCCCCACGGCGGGCATTCCTCCCTGAGAATGGCCGTGGTGGCCTGCAGCAATGGGGCCGAGGTCTACTCGATCATGTCGGCGGTCCGTTCGTCCCAGCCCTCGATGAAAGTGGTCATGCAGGCAATGGATATTTCAAGAGACGTCGTGGAGGCGGCCCGAGAAGGAGTCTATTCCTTCGGCGTTTCTAAATTGGTGCACGAGGCGATTCTTGACCGCATGACCGAAGATGAGGTGGAGAAGGTGTTTGACAGAGATGGGCACCAATTGAGAGTCAAGCCTTGGATCAAAGAAGGGATCGCGTGGCATGTTGGGGATGCCTTCGATCCCGGGATTGTCGATACTCTGGGCCAGCAGGATCTCGTGGTGGCCAACCGGTTTCTTTGCCACATGGAGCCCATGGCCGCAGAACGATGCCTTCGTAACCTCGCCCGCTTGGTGGACCCGGGTGGATACCTCTTCGTCTCGGGAGTCGACCTTGACGTGCGAACGAAGGTTGCAAAGGATCTGGGCTGGAAGCCGGTCGACGATTTGATGGAAGAGATCCACGATGGCGATCAATCCCTAAGAGTCAGCTGGCCTTGGAAATACTGGGGCTTGGAGCCTCTCGACAAGAGTAGACCCGACTGGAGAGTCCGCTATGCCTCGGCGTTTCAATTGCTTAGCAAAGACTGA
- a CDS encoding polysaccharide pyruvyl transferase family protein yields the protein MLTHLPAPSAQGPGRRNLRPPPTITFFGNFGTQNLGNECTLKAIIQNTRRYLPDARLNCVCPEPRDTSRRYGIPAFLMSYRYDPVFTAKASTRRSNPLIRFFRRVLIRIPLEFLEWIKAFRLLKGTNMLIMTGTGMLGGFGILPLDLHYEILKWSLVAKMRGAKVLFVSVGGGPLERPLSRWIVRAAISLADYRSYRDRFSQQYLHSIGFNTSNDFVYPDLVFSFPRSEIPTLPHQNGNRPLIGLGLMDYYGQDCSPEQGINIYRHYIQTLAEFAAWLLSNGYAVRLLIGDLAYDRRARDDAFRILQEKGLLAEPGTIVNASVDSPEELWTQLAQTDMVVATRFHNILLALMLNKPVLALSYHEKVRSLMAGMGLADYCEDVAELEVPRLRQRFGALAANAEAFKSSVKRKAEENRGALDEQYRHIFHDVLDGSASVGNA from the coding sequence ATGCTCACCCATCTCCCCGCGCCCTCCGCGCAGGGCCCCGGGCGCCGAAACCTGAGGCCACCACCAACGATCACGTTCTTCGGCAATTTCGGAACGCAGAACCTCGGCAATGAATGCACCCTGAAGGCGATCATTCAGAACACCCGCCGCTACCTGCCGGATGCACGCCTCAACTGTGTTTGTCCAGAGCCACGAGACACGTCGCGGCGATACGGCATCCCCGCGTTTCTGATGTCATATCGCTATGATCCTGTCTTCACCGCCAAGGCCTCGACGCGTCGCAGCAATCCGCTCATCCGATTCTTCAGGCGAGTCCTGATTCGCATACCACTCGAGTTCCTTGAATGGATCAAGGCCTTCCGCCTCCTCAAGGGCACCAACATGCTCATCATGACGGGAACCGGAATGCTAGGCGGGTTCGGCATACTCCCTCTTGACCTGCACTACGAAATCCTCAAGTGGTCACTCGTCGCGAAAATGCGCGGCGCCAAAGTGCTTTTTGTCAGCGTGGGAGGCGGCCCTCTGGAGCGCCCCCTGAGCCGCTGGATCGTAAGGGCCGCGATTTCACTGGCAGACTATCGGTCTTACCGCGACCGTTTCTCGCAGCAGTATCTTCACAGCATCGGCTTCAATACCTCCAACGACTTCGTCTATCCCGACTTGGTCTTCAGCTTCCCAAGGTCCGAGATTCCCACCTTGCCGCACCAGAACGGCAACCGTCCCCTCATCGGTCTGGGCCTCATGGACTACTACGGCCAGGACTGCAGCCCTGAGCAGGGAATCAACATCTATCGACACTACATCCAGACGCTGGCCGAATTTGCGGCCTGGTTGCTAAGCAATGGGTACGCGGTGCGCCTTCTGATTGGCGATTTGGCCTACGACCGGCGTGCCCGGGATGATGCCTTCAGAATCCTGCAGGAGAAAGGTCTCCTAGCTGAACCCGGTACCATCGTCAACGCTTCGGTAGACTCCCCCGAGGAGCTCTGGACGCAGCTCGCGCAGACCGACATGGTTGTCGCTACCCGCTTTCACAACATTCTTCTGGCCCTCATGCTCAACAAGCCCGTTCTTGCCCTTTCCTACCACGAGAAGGTCCGCTCGTTGATGGCAGGGATGGGATTGGCGGATTACTGCGAGGACGTCGCCGAGCTCGAGGTCCCAAGACTAAGACAACGATTCGGCGCCCTCGCGGCCAATGCCGAGGCCTTCAAGTCTTCGGTCAAGAGGAAGGCAGAGGAGAATCGGGGTGCGCTGGATGAGCAGTACAGGCATATCTTCCACGATGTCTTAGACGGCTCTGCGAGCGTCGGTAATGCCTAA
- a CDS encoding oligosaccharide flippase family protein, which yields MATGDPSSTGIARNAFYLVVGQATTTALAIVLSAALGRSLGPGDFGIYYLITTMSAFAYVFAEWGQPYFVIRQVAREPLRSGDLLGTALVLRVVFTLIVTTPAGLIAWALGYGARTTWLAVFLILAGLPLFLAQGYGMVFRARDKMGRDATVSIANKAVALCATLLALALAQGIPGVILAQAVAGVAGLAVAGKLYGRMRTLPLRVSVETARELLGAGPPLLAMAAAVSVQPYLDAIILSKIAPVAAVGWYGAAKNILGVLMAPALILGAAAYPRIARASVDPTALRQEVRSAFRPLLWLGALAGTGTYLFAGTAIDFIYGSRGFEPAAMILKVFAPGLFLLFIDILLGNIVYASGSAAGLAVAKVASVVVGTALDFLLIPLFQQRFGNGGIGVVVAFALSEFVVFAGAMIVLRGGTLELSTALNAGRALGAAAATVLLFQMLPPILPFVGVPLCVLVFTAASVALGLVDGRDLDLLRTLIRHRTPVAAPAGHGGQ from the coding sequence GTGGCAACGGGGGACCCGTCCAGCACCGGTATCGCCCGGAATGCTTTCTACCTCGTCGTCGGGCAGGCGACCACGACCGCGCTCGCGATCGTCCTGAGCGCCGCGCTCGGGCGGTCATTGGGCCCGGGAGACTTTGGCATTTATTACCTCATCACGACCATGTCCGCGTTTGCGTACGTGTTTGCGGAGTGGGGCCAGCCCTACTTCGTCATCCGGCAGGTGGCGCGAGAGCCGCTGCGGTCAGGTGACCTGCTCGGGACAGCGCTTGTCCTCCGCGTCGTCTTTACCCTTATCGTCACCACCCCGGCGGGACTCATCGCGTGGGCCCTGGGATACGGCGCGCGCACGACGTGGCTCGCGGTCTTCCTGATCCTCGCCGGCCTGCCGTTGTTCCTCGCTCAGGGCTACGGCATGGTATTCCGGGCGCGCGACAAGATGGGTCGAGACGCCACCGTCTCCATCGCCAACAAGGCCGTCGCTCTCTGCGCCACGCTGCTTGCCCTCGCCCTGGCCCAGGGCATCCCGGGGGTGATCCTTGCCCAGGCTGTGGCCGGGGTAGCGGGACTCGCGGTAGCGGGCAAGCTCTACGGGCGGATGAGGACACTGCCCCTCCGGGTCTCTGTCGAAACGGCCCGCGAGCTGCTGGGGGCTGGCCCCCCCCTCCTGGCTATGGCGGCGGCGGTCTCCGTGCAGCCCTACTTGGACGCGATCATTCTCTCCAAAATTGCCCCCGTCGCCGCCGTCGGCTGGTACGGAGCGGCCAAGAACATCCTCGGAGTGCTCATGGCCCCGGCCTTGATCCTGGGCGCGGCCGCGTACCCCCGCATCGCCCGGGCGTCGGTGGACCCAACGGCGCTCAGGCAGGAGGTAAGGTCGGCTTTCCGGCCCCTCTTATGGCTCGGCGCCCTGGCTGGGACCGGCACCTACCTCTTCGCGGGAACCGCCATCGATTTCATTTACGGCTCCCGCGGATTCGAGCCGGCGGCCATGATTCTCAAGGTCTTCGCCCCCGGGCTCTTTCTCCTCTTCATCGACATCCTGCTCGGAAACATCGTCTACGCATCCGGGAGCGCAGCCGGCTTGGCCGTCGCGAAGGTCGCGAGCGTGGTCGTAGGAACCGCGCTGGATTTTCTGCTGATCCCGCTGTTTCAGCAGCGCTTCGGCAACGGCGGAATCGGGGTCGTGGTCGCCTTTGCCCTTAGCGAGTTCGTGGTCTTTGCCGGAGCCATGATCGTCCTGCGCGGCGGAACCCTTGAGCTCTCGACGGCGCTTAACGCGGGGCGCGCCCTCGGAGCCGCGGCGGCGACGGTGCTGCTCTTCCAAATGCTCCCACCCATCTTGCCCTTTGTGGGGGTGCCGCTCTGCGTGCTCGTCTTCACGGCCGCCTCTGTAGCCCTCGGACTCGTCGACGGGCGCGACCTAGACCTTCTCCGGACGCTTATCCGGCACCGGACGCCGGTTGCCGCCCCCGCCGGCCACGGGGGGCAGTGA
- the lhgO gene encoding L-2-hydroxyglutarate oxidase gives MSHPGKHTSAVTTCTDFLVIGGGVVGLSIARSLKRRFRDQRVVLLEKESVVGTHASGRNSGVLHAGFYYTPDSLKARFTRQGNQLLAGYCRDKNLKLNRCGKLVVARDANDQPAMNELLKRGRANGIELHDISAREAKRIEPRVNTYERALWSPTTAVVHPAEVVTALAKDAQVEGVDVRCGTRFLRKCQRLLHTSTGIYEAGYVVNAAGLYADVVARAFGMGESYGMLPFKGLYLYADNPDWSLRTNVYPVPDLRNPFLGVHFTVTAEGRTKIGPTAIPALWREQYQGTKNFRLGECGDIVRRQLGLLLSSDWGFHRLAAEEMWKYSRMRLVSLASRLVDGVSEGRFRTWGRAGIRAQLLNVKTRRLEMDFVIEGDDRSMHVLNAVSPGFTCALPFADYVTARIAEQLEGGGATAQRRGTAAHPGPAGPDSPRDPVAPVARSAAVACMNAASPSAHAL, from the coding sequence TTGAGTCATCCCGGAAAGCACACATCTGCTGTCACGACCTGCACCGACTTCCTCGTCATTGGCGGGGGCGTGGTGGGCTTGAGCATCGCGCGGAGTCTTAAACGGCGGTTCCGTGATCAACGTGTGGTTTTGTTGGAGAAGGAATCGGTTGTGGGGACTCACGCCAGCGGACGCAACAGCGGAGTACTGCACGCCGGGTTCTACTACACGCCCGACAGCCTCAAAGCCCGCTTCACGCGGCAGGGCAACCAGCTGCTGGCTGGCTATTGCCGAGACAAGAATCTGAAACTCAACCGCTGTGGCAAGCTGGTCGTCGCCCGTGACGCCAACGACCAGCCGGCCATGAACGAATTGCTGAAGCGGGGGCGTGCGAACGGCATCGAGTTGCACGATATCTCGGCCCGGGAGGCGAAACGCATCGAGCCAAGAGTGAACACCTACGAGCGCGCGCTCTGGTCTCCAACCACAGCTGTGGTCCATCCTGCTGAAGTGGTCACCGCCCTCGCCAAAGACGCACAGGTCGAGGGAGTGGACGTGCGCTGTGGCACCCGCTTTCTCCGAAAATGCCAGCGTCTCCTTCACACCTCCACGGGTATCTACGAGGCGGGCTATGTGGTCAACGCAGCCGGGTTGTATGCTGACGTGGTCGCCCGCGCATTCGGGATGGGCGAGTCCTACGGCATGCTGCCCTTTAAGGGCCTCTATCTCTACGCCGACAATCCTGACTGGTCATTGCGCACCAATGTGTACCCCGTTCCGGATCTGAGGAATCCGTTTCTGGGCGTGCATTTCACGGTGACCGCCGAGGGCCGGACTAAGATCGGGCCGACCGCCATCCCCGCGCTGTGGAGGGAGCAATATCAGGGCACAAAGAACTTTCGGCTTGGCGAGTGCGGCGACATAGTGCGCCGCCAGCTCGGTTTGCTTCTCTCTTCGGACTGGGGATTCCACCGTCTGGCCGCCGAGGAAATGTGGAAATACTCGAGGATGCGTCTGGTGAGCCTCGCCTCCCGACTGGTCGACGGCGTGTCCGAGGGCCGCTTCCGGACCTGGGGCCGGGCCGGTATCCGCGCCCAGCTCCTCAACGTGAAGACGAGGCGGCTGGAGATGGATTTCGTAATAGAAGGTGACGATCGCTCCATGCACGTGCTCAACGCCGTATCGCCGGGATTCACCTGCGCCCTCCCCTTTGCGGACTACGTAACCGCCCGGATTGCGGAGCAACTGGAGGGCGGGGGCGCTACGGCACAGAGGCGCGGGACTGCCGCCCACCCAGGTCCGGCGGGCCCGGATTCGCCGAGGGATCCGGTCGCGCCAGTGGCGCGCTCTGCCGCAGTCGCTTGTATGAACGCCGCTTCTCCCAGTGCCCACGCGCTTTGA
- a CDS encoding glycosyltransferase: MLLLSMRRLSDLVGFCLQYEFEDVVAEVTGADRVDVGDRRALELSRRVYKLARFATGSRRFARACAPRPATVRLERDYDLFFPVFNHAHELFALATIPDWRRRCRVAACFINELWPHLLPGYLLELLAEFDHVFVGAHHVVSEVARIVGRPCSYLPAAADVLRFSPFPEATPRVIDVCNIGRRSSVTHGALLSLARDRRIFYYYDTVAASGDGEKQRTFHVDDAGEHRVLLASLLQRSRYFIANRGRVNEPELMMGGDEVPGRFYEGAAAGAVMLGEPPRTEEFERQFGWPGALIPLPFDSPDVGRVLVELDGDPQRLERIRRDNARNAALRHDWVYRLRTVFETVGIPPTGAMLARERRLQAVATLALAVPADEDRVRGASP, from the coding sequence GTGCTCCTCCTGTCGATGCGCCGGCTCTCCGACCTTGTCGGCTTCTGCCTGCAATACGAGTTCGAGGATGTTGTCGCCGAGGTCACGGGAGCCGACCGGGTTGATGTCGGCGACCGCCGGGCACTAGAGCTCTCTAGGCGGGTATATAAGCTCGCGCGATTCGCAACGGGATCCCGGCGCTTCGCCCGCGCGTGCGCGCCCCGGCCCGCAACCGTGAGGCTTGAGCGGGACTACGACCTCTTCTTTCCTGTCTTCAACCACGCTCACGAGCTGTTCGCACTGGCCACCATCCCCGACTGGCGCCGACGCTGCCGCGTGGCCGCCTGCTTCATCAACGAGCTTTGGCCGCATCTCCTGCCCGGCTACTTGCTAGAGCTGCTCGCGGAATTCGATCACGTCTTCGTAGGGGCCCATCACGTTGTCAGCGAAGTCGCCCGGATCGTGGGACGCCCCTGCAGCTACCTCCCGGCGGCGGCCGACGTACTCCGGTTCTCGCCCTTCCCCGAGGCGACCCCGCGGGTCATCGACGTGTGCAACATCGGGCGGCGATCATCGGTCACGCATGGAGCGCTCCTGAGCCTCGCCCGCGACCGTCGGATCTTCTACTACTACGACACCGTGGCCGCGAGCGGCGACGGCGAGAAGCAGCGCACGTTCCACGTCGATGATGCTGGCGAGCACCGTGTCCTTCTCGCCAGTCTCCTTCAACGAAGTCGGTATTTCATCGCCAACCGGGGCCGCGTGAACGAACCTGAGCTGATGATGGGGGGAGACGAGGTCCCCGGGCGATTTTATGAGGGGGCGGCCGCAGGAGCGGTCATGCTCGGGGAGCCGCCGCGCACCGAGGAGTTCGAGAGGCAGTTCGGTTGGCCCGGCGCCCTGATCCCGCTGCCCTTCGACTCGCCTGATGTGGGCCGCGTCTTGGTCGAGCTCGACGGGGATCCGCAGCGACTAGAGAGGATTCGGCGAGACAACGCCCGCAATGCCGCGCTGCGGCACGACTGGGTTTATCGCCTCCGTACTGTGTTCGAGACCGTGGGTATCCCACCGACGGGGGCCATGCTCGCCCGCGAGAGACGACTGCAGGCGGTCGCCACCCTGGCCCTGGCGGTGCCGGCTGATGAGGATCGGGTCCGCGGGGCGTCGCCGTAA
- a CDS encoding fibronectin type III domain-containing protein, whose protein sequence is MNVGEPKKGLRQYRRMGPLLGVVLVVPLIGVMAMAAGPIASSSFVGVEDPLSEGGTWVALTSLSPNGGQFQKVNGAFPDRFGPDHAGARTTAAVPADHYSEIVVGHVGNVINYINNVGPMVRVQTSGSAMDSHYLWWASGTNGLNYLYRVDANGTSYTASPILSSSPVVDGDRLRLIARGPVIYGLKNGVRDFIYNSGPSTPRYSTGTAGMLAYTAGPSLTDATIASWSCSSAPVSSGTWASSNFMGAEDPLDEGDRWYPLPSYSGFRKAGGLAIGKDSGHNASGVWSIAPLAQQYSEVTLGTVAQGGGGPIVRVDRTNPGQTGWLLFLAADNPSLSGIYKMSPDGSFTAALLFTPLIVSGDKWRLTANGNTLEVFQNGVSQFAYTTDGSYPAGDVGIEAYTQSFTFAGWEGGTAAPDTQPPTAPGALTAAAASSSQINLLWTAATDDVAVTGYLVERCQGVACTAFAQIGTATGTMYTDGGLAANTSYSYRVRATDAAGNLGPYSNVASATTLLF, encoded by the coding sequence ATGAACGTCGGTGAGCCTAAAAAGGGGCTACGCCAGTACCGCAGGATGGGACCGCTACTCGGCGTTGTCCTCGTCGTCCCCCTTATCGGGGTCATGGCGATGGCCGCCGGGCCTATCGCGTCCTCCAGCTTTGTCGGCGTGGAGGATCCGCTCTCCGAGGGGGGTACATGGGTGGCGCTCACGTCCCTCTCGCCCAACGGCGGTCAGTTCCAGAAGGTCAACGGAGCCTTCCCCGACCGCTTCGGGCCCGATCACGCAGGTGCCCGCACCACCGCGGCCGTCCCCGCCGACCATTATTCGGAAATCGTCGTCGGGCATGTCGGAAATGTCATCAACTACATTAACAACGTGGGGCCGATGGTTCGCGTCCAGACGTCCGGGTCGGCGATGGACAGCCACTATCTGTGGTGGGCAAGCGGAACGAACGGGCTCAACTACCTGTATCGCGTTGACGCCAATGGAACGAGCTACACCGCGTCTCCGATCCTCTCATCTTCGCCCGTCGTCGATGGAGACAGGCTTCGACTCATAGCGCGCGGCCCCGTGATATATGGCCTCAAGAACGGGGTGCGCGACTTCATCTACAACTCCGGGCCGAGCACCCCGCGATATTCCACCGGCACGGCCGGGATGCTGGCGTATACGGCCGGCCCGTCCCTGACGGACGCGACGATCGCATCGTGGTCCTGCAGTAGCGCCCCCGTCTCCTCCGGGACGTGGGCCTCCTCGAACTTCATGGGGGCGGAGGATCCCCTGGACGAGGGAGACCGCTGGTATCCACTGCCAAGCTACTCGGGGTTCAGAAAGGCGGGCGGTCTTGCCATCGGCAAGGACTCGGGTCACAACGCCTCGGGCGTGTGGAGCATCGCGCCGCTCGCTCAGCAGTATTCAGAGGTCACGTTGGGCACAGTAGCGCAAGGCGGTGGCGGGCCCATAGTGCGGGTCGACCGCACGAACCCTGGACAAACAGGATGGCTGCTGTTCCTCGCCGCGGATAACCCGAGCCTCTCGGGTATCTACAAGATGAGCCCAGACGGGAGCTTCACCGCGGCCCTGCTCTTCACTCCCCTCATCGTCTCCGGAGACAAGTGGCGGCTGACCGCCAATGGCAACACCCTCGAAGTCTTCCAGAATGGCGTGTCCCAGTTCGCATACACGACCGACGGTTCCTATCCCGCGGGCGACGTTGGGATCGAGGCCTATACCCAGTCGTTCACTTTCGCGGGCTGGGAAGGCGGGACCGCGGCGCCGGACACCCAGCCACCCACGGCGCCGGGCGCCTTGACGGCGGCCGCGGCCAGCAGCAGTCAGATCAACCTCCTCTGGACGGCGGCCACGGACGACGTGGCGGTGACGGGCTACCTCGTGGAGCGCTGTCAGGGTGTCGCCTGTACTGCCTTTGCGCAGATCGGGACCGCGACGGGCACGATGTATACCGACGGGGGGCTGGCCGCGAACACGAGTTACAGCTACCGCGTGCGGGCGACAGACGCCGCTGGGAACCTCGGGCCTTACTCCAATGTGGCGAGCGCCACGACGCTGCTCTTCTAG
- a CDS encoding NDP-sugar synthase — MSRGGLSAVVLAGTHHWSGSSFEKLAPRPLVPVALEPLISYSLRWLCQGGVSPATICANGTSRAIEAAFGGGAELNMELSYYHDGTPRGAAGCVRDAGLRTESETLVIVDGTAIPTVDLAELLASHDESGAAVTAVVHREFFPSAPPSPGGVYVFERRVLDHIPETGFQDIKENLIPKLHRAGERVVAHETGRFCPHVLNAQTYMAVNQWMLQRLAEKGRDHGDESLVHPSAWVEQGALLVGPVQVGARARIQAGATIVGPTSIGAESTVGRSALVARSAVWSGCTVGEGAVVHGCIVGDGAVVPPVARLFNNVVGPEERSEAGPMLASLGRRANRAGSTAAYAGPAVS, encoded by the coding sequence ATGAGCAGGGGTGGTCTTTCCGCTGTCGTCCTTGCGGGCACGCATCACTGGAGTGGCTCCAGCTTTGAGAAGCTTGCGCCGCGTCCCCTCGTTCCGGTGGCGCTAGAGCCCCTCATCTCCTACTCCCTCCGCTGGCTCTGCCAGGGGGGAGTGAGTCCCGCCACGATCTGTGCGAACGGCACCTCGCGCGCCATCGAAGCCGCGTTCGGCGGCGGCGCGGAGCTGAATATGGAGCTCAGCTATTACCACGACGGCACGCCCCGCGGCGCGGCGGGGTGCGTTCGTGACGCGGGACTGCGCACGGAATCGGAGACCCTCGTGATCGTCGACGGTACCGCGATTCCGACCGTGGACCTTGCGGAGCTCCTCGCCTCCCACGACGAGTCGGGGGCCGCGGTGACCGCAGTGGTCCACCGCGAATTCTTCCCCTCCGCCCCTCCGAGCCCGGGTGGAGTGTACGTGTTCGAGCGACGAGTGCTCGACCACATCCCCGAGACCGGGTTTCAGGATATCAAGGAGAACCTGATCCCGAAGCTGCACCGCGCTGGGGAGCGTGTGGTCGCTCACGAGACGGGCCGCTTTTGCCCCCACGTCCTGAACGCCCAGACCTACATGGCCGTGAACCAGTGGATGTTGCAGCGGCTGGCCGAGAAGGGTCGAGATCACGGGGACGAGTCGCTCGTGCACCCAAGCGCATGGGTCGAGCAGGGGGCGCTCCTCGTGGGGCCCGTGCAGGTTGGTGCGCGGGCGCGCATCCAGGCCGGGGCCACGATCGTGGGGCCCACGAGCATTGGCGCGGAGTCCACCGTGGGCCGCAGCGCTCTTGTCGCCCGCTCGGCGGTGTGGAGCGGCTGCACGGTGGGGGAGGGCGCAGTCGTTCACGGCTGTATCGTGGGGGATGGCGCGGTGGTTCCCCCCGTGGCGCGGCTCTTCAACAATGTGGTCGGTCCCGAGGAGCGGTCCGAGGCGGGTCCGATGCTCGCGTCTCTGGGACGGCGTGCTAACCGGGCGGGTTCGACCGCGGCCTACGCGGGCCCCGCGGTCTCTTAG